aaaattgtgatggcatgtcttcggatcatcctcagggatgtttcccagaccgtcgccaatagcccattgtgcagctctagtgcgacgtaaatgaacaacaacaacaNTTGGCTTGTAACTTAACTAACCTTAGAAGAAACAActagttttaaagttatgaaaacaTCATTCTTAGAGAGTAACTTTTAGTActtagcaaaaatttaattctaattctttgcaaataaaataagttcataataaaatgaatattcatttttaagtaacaCACTATCTctgttaagtttaaattaaaatttaatgaatccttaaaaactgtaataaaaattatcaatgtaaaaacattaggaaaaaaaactactgtttttaattactttcttcaataaaatttctttatcaaaaaaaatttaatgaaagagaataaagattatttttaccaatttacACATGCCAACAGACACAACTGTTTTTCCATCATGTGACCAGCAACAGGAATAAACAGGTCTGTTGTTCATTTTAAGTGTTCGAAACATATTTCCGTCATTATGCAAATCCCATACTTTGAGTGTACCATCATAAGATGAGGAAATTAAAACAAGATTACCAAGTGGATTGAATGTCATGTGAGACACCATATCACTATGGTCCATAAGTTGAAGAATAAGTTtgccttgaaaaaaaaattaaaaataaatatatgtccCCATAcacaaaaatcaattataaaaaacattaataatttaaacttaattagaataaaataagaacatatAGCATTCATATAAGAATATTTAGCATTCATATCAGCCCCATATCACCAATTTCAATTGTCATACCTAAAAATGTGATAAGGCAAaagttgcaataaataaaagtaaaaatgtaaatgaaaatattagaaagtataaattaaagaaattctaaattacttttgtaaaaaaaaattgctttactgCTAGAAATTAAAAGCAAGACAATacttagataaatatatatgtactaATATATTTACAGAGAACATAACAAAATCTGTAGGTTCCAgttgaaaaattcattatagagaaaattttataacacagaGGTTTGGAGCTATTGCAGCTATTTaagcaaatgttaaaaattttcagttggtgtgataatttcaaaaatatataataatgacttttaattaaaaataaaattatacataggTACTGTAAGAAAATACTTGAAACGGGTAATTCCCATTCATGGGTAATTTACATATAATTCTATTGTACTgcattattgctttaaattaataatatgagtGCAAAAAGAAGTATGTACAAGAAAGAACAATCAATTTGTCATACGGAGactattttgaatgttatttaacaatccgattcaaaattttaatataaagggACTACTGTATATTCATTTATGTACATATTTAGTTGCTTGAAGAATTACTAGaatattctgaagaaaaaaatttaataaaaagcttttattattattacattataaaaattcttgtattaaaaacaattccaaacaataaacttaaataaacttttaaagctcaatttttaattaaaggaatgcttaaagtaaaataaattttaataaccaaacttttctttcttttaaatcattaaaatttgaaaatagtacttaggaaataaaatacgaaattttaatagtattttattttaactaaaataaaaactcatatgaaatttaataaaagagaaatgcAATAATACAGCTACTTATCATCTCAGTCTCAAAtgtacttaattattattaccctaccaatgagaaaatattatgaattcaGTACCacacatttcaaaatgttattaatgcactatttcaaatagtttttaaaaatacctgtCAAGACATCCCATATTCTGATGCGTCCATTAATATGGCCAGTTGCCAGAACCAAATCTTTGGAAGAACAAAGACGGGACCAGAAAGGAGAACATGGCTTATCACCATAATTTAAGGAAGAAGAACCAAATGCCACAGAGCGAATGAGGTGACCAGTAAACACAGAAATAGTGTTGCAGCCAAAGCAATCTTCTACTTCATGTTTGCTATCAACGAGAATCCTGTAATTGATATTGGACCGTAGCACACAGTTTCAATAGagcaactttaaataaatatttttttgcgcaatttAGGCACAATGTTTTAGTTCTTGAAACAagtaattaagaatatattggaaaaaaataaagaaattttaatcaataactttcctataaaatttctatttttaaaaaggcaacagttcataagaattaattttttgttataaattacttatgagtattacataaattaatgatataataatttaacataaattaacaattgtttGATAATTTGGCCCgactaaaaagtatttttctgcaATGTAGAGAAGAAAATGtcaaatttgcttaattttattatagattattttttaaaaaatattttatcaaatacatTTGTATGagacactttttttcttcttcttttgataGTTAGAAAatgttagatttaaaattatgaattgaatatcaaatacatacaaatttttcaacattttcaatTCACATAACttgttttgaagaattttttttcctcaataattttttgctgGTTTATCACAAATAACTACagacaaaatattattgaacaaTTGAGATTTGAGCAATAATAAGCTAAAGTCAAAGCAATTGTtccattttgaaagtttaattttttttaattaaattttttaatgtatgaaaaaattttcttctgcaaaacgtttgagaaaattaaggaacgcaaagaaaattaaagggtcaattaaaatactgaatatgTGTAAAGAATAAGACAAaccaaaaccattaaaaaaaatttaaaaaatcagcaaattatgctataataaaaattaaaaaataatcaaagtgaACATTTAAGAATCCATACTTTAAATACCATTACAGAAACAACGGctctctaataaaaattatgaaattcaaagtcagtaacaattatttgacactataatagtttttctgttcaaaacattaaaatagaaaataaactgaCCAGAAAATTAACTAAGCAAGGCATTTCTCTTAAAACATTGTAAtgataagtattatttatacCAATTTCACACAATTCTGATTTGCTAAAGGATACATACATatcaaactcattttttttttaaatcttactttAGGGAAACAAGGCTACAACTCTCAACAAGTGACCCAGTTAGTtcagtaacaataaaatagtgagcaatgtaatttatttattttgtttaatatgtaaagaaattataataccAAAAAACTTTAAGAGAATTCAAAAGGGTTATATACACATTATCTCGTAAATGATTCCccaatattaaacattttatgtattttcattgGTAATTATTTAATGACTGCTTTACATATCAAGCAAGTTGCATAATTTGTGgcttttttcattacttaatatttaaatagaataactaattttactgaaaaattgatttgataCTTGAATTGATATTGTTTTACATCCCCTAACAACATAAGATCTTTTTAGTAATTagctatattaattataatttgctgACGTATCCTCAAAAATCtggaccatttttttttcaagctcataacaggaaaaaaaattagttaagtcaattttaaattgtaggaATTCACCAgtcataataaaatagaatcacACATTTGAAGACTATTTTATTCCCATAACTTAAGACTCCTCTATTAACTTAGTAAAATACCTAAAATTCAGAACTTTTCAAAATCTGAACTCTCCCCAAACACTCGAGTAATCTGGAGTTTTGAGGTTATGCAATATAAGCTACTAAATAATAGCaatgaataattaatgatatacttttcaaaaaaatcctaGTGTTTTACAGTagtataatcatttttatgtcaCTCGGCAGCAATTATAGCTTTTGCAAAGCAAGGAAAAGAAACTTAGAATATTTCTAGTAACTCtgatagaaaacattttaatgtagGCATATATTGAATAAACCATTCAAAGCATTAatggaaaaatggaaaatattaataaattaaaacaaaatattgtgaagatagtataaaaataatatgaaataattaaagtaattgaaaacattttatacaataaaattttcgaataaaacaATCTTACCCAATTCCTGGCTTGAAAGGTACATTAACTTCTTTGTGCTTaaacctatttaaaaaattaaaaaatactcatcatattgttaaaaaaaacatgttaagtcataaataaaaatatcaaatttacatcaataactcagaaaatattcaataatttatattacattaaaactgtctaaaattacaattattgtgcacagttttaaatagtttaattagcaagtcttaaaaaattactttttaatagacAAAGTAATCAAAAACATATCACTACTTTTGCTAAATTGCACTGTccttagaataaaaagaaaacaaaccgtacaaattatgttttacttACAATGTTGCTTTACAAAAACTCCAAGGAATGATAGTAACAACACAATTTCCAGAAGAC
The nucleotide sequence above comes from Parasteatoda tepidariorum isolate YZ-2023 chromosome 6, CAS_Ptep_4.0, whole genome shotgun sequence. Encoded proteins:
- the LOC107440438 gene encoding WD repeat and SOCS box-containing protein 1 isoform X3: MASYRSVAGDEISSASLITNLVPIHSNKSKAAGSESWCCDFSSDESYFAWSSGNCVVTIIPWSFCKATLFKHKEVNVPFKPGIGILVDSKHEVEDCFGCNTISVFTGHLIRSVAFGSSSLNYGDKPCSPFWSRLCSSKDLVLATGHINGRIRIWDVLTGKLILQLMDHSDMVSHMTFNPLGNLVLISSSYDGTLKVWDLHNDGNMFRTLKMNNRPVYSCCWSHDGKTVVSVGMCKLVYVWDMKSLKVKFMLEGHHHDVVSCAFSPDDCLIASASWDTRVILWDSFNGQVLKCFGHLQPSPRLIFACGYNGTWIRDVSFSSDGAHIATVADDGFLRFWDITKEETPEAMAPIENSLCCTYSPSGRILAVG